A stretch of the Sulfurimonas sp. HSL3-1 genome encodes the following:
- a CDS encoding glucosaminidase domain-containing protein: MQKFILGVAAIALAFTLYSLYDIITSSPAENEPVKAPNGTEAVTANPELHPEQRLSAREKKARFIRQILPAVQAVKAELDAEYARAKMLINKPGRTTAEEAWLQEQMQRYNVAGYPCLLRSMHTHPISLVIAQAALETGWGSSRFFKVANNVFGIWSYNKHEPRIAASEQRGTKTIYVKKFATLNDAIRGYFRMIAKGYAYSGFRRARYQTDNPFELLRHLRRYSELRDEYVARLYYVMKANKLYTYDTPSYAPIALVDIVPEYVAQKMEEAAKKKASEQQMCALNEVKVEGEEKEPVPCEEEPETNLTRPAPGLSTVSPARSFRP, from the coding sequence ATGCAAAAATTCATACTGGGTGTCGCGGCCATCGCGCTTGCCTTCACCCTCTATTCACTCTACGATATTATAACCTCTTCCCCCGCCGAAAATGAACCTGTCAAGGCCCCGAACGGGACCGAAGCGGTCACGGCCAACCCCGAACTGCACCCGGAGCAGAGGCTGAGTGCCCGCGAGAAAAAAGCCCGTTTCATCCGCCAGATCCTCCCCGCGGTGCAGGCGGTCAAAGCCGAACTCGATGCCGAATACGCCCGGGCAAAAATGCTGATAAACAAACCCGGGCGCACGACCGCTGAAGAGGCGTGGCTCCAGGAGCAGATGCAGCGCTACAACGTTGCCGGGTACCCCTGTCTGCTGCGCAGTATGCACACGCACCCGATCAGCCTCGTTATCGCCCAGGCGGCACTGGAGACCGGGTGGGGAAGCTCGCGTTTCTTCAAGGTGGCCAATAACGTTTTCGGGATCTGGTCGTATAACAAGCATGAGCCAAGGATCGCCGCCTCGGAGCAGCGCGGCACCAAGACGATCTATGTGAAGAAGTTCGCCACCCTCAACGACGCGATCCGCGGCTATTTCAGGATGATCGCCAAGGGATACGCCTACAGCGGCTTCCGGCGCGCACGCTACCAGACCGACAACCCCTTCGAGCTGCTGCGCCACCTGCGCCGCTACTCGGAGCTGCGCGACGAATATGTCGCCCGCCTCTACTACGTCATGAAGGCCAACAAGCTCTACACCTACGATACGCCCTCCTACGCGCCGATCGCGCTGGTCGATATCGTTCCGGAGTATGTCGCGCAGAAGATGGAGGAAGCCGCGAAGAAAAAAGCGTCTGAACAGCAGATGTGCGCACTCAACGAAGTCAAAGTGGAGGGGGAAGAGAAAGAACCGGTCCCCTGCGAGGAGGAGCCGGAGACAAACCTTACGCGTCCAGCTCCTGGACTTTCCACGGTAAGCCCTGCGCGTTCATTTCGTCCATAA
- a CDS encoding saccharopine dehydrogenase family protein encodes MATVLIIGAGGVGRVVTHKCVMNSETFTKIVLASRRLESCKAIADELPVGAVAIEQVNADSVEETAALIKKVKADIVINVALPYQDLSIMDACTLTGVDYLDTANYEHPDEAKFEYKEQWGRDAAFKQAGIMGLLGSGFDPGATNVFCAYAQKHYFDEIHTIDILDCNAGDHGYPFATNFNPEINLREVSAKGRYWEEGEWIETDPMQIHMSWDYPEIGPKESYLLYHEEMESLVKHIKGLKRIRFFMTFGESYLTHMKCLENVGMLGIEPVEHQGQKIVPIEFLRTLLPDPASLGPRTKGKTNIGIVAEGLKDGKKRKVYIYQVKDHEACYAEVKSQGVSYTTGVPAMIGAKLMLEKKWYEKGVWNMEQFDPDPFMDEMNAQGLPWKVQELDA; translated from the coding sequence ATGGCTACTGTATTGATTATCGGTGCGGGCGGCGTGGGCCGCGTGGTGACGCACAAGTGCGTTATGAACAGCGAAACGTTTACAAAGATTGTCCTGGCGAGCCGCAGACTCGAGAGCTGCAAGGCGATTGCGGACGAACTCCCGGTCGGTGCCGTCGCGATTGAACAGGTCAATGCGGACAGCGTCGAAGAGACCGCTGCCCTCATCAAAAAGGTCAAGGCCGACATCGTTATCAACGTGGCGCTTCCCTATCAGGACCTCTCTATTATGGATGCCTGTACCCTGACGGGCGTCGACTACCTGGATACGGCGAACTACGAGCATCCGGACGAAGCGAAGTTCGAGTACAAGGAGCAGTGGGGCCGCGACGCGGCATTCAAACAGGCGGGGATCATGGGGCTGCTGGGCAGCGGCTTCGACCCTGGCGCGACCAACGTCTTCTGCGCCTATGCCCAGAAGCACTATTTCGACGAGATCCATACCATCGACATCCTTGACTGCAACGCCGGCGACCACGGCTATCCGTTTGCGACGAACTTCAACCCGGAGATCAACCTCCGCGAGGTGAGCGCGAAGGGACGCTACTGGGAAGAAGGCGAGTGGATCGAGACGGACCCGATGCAGATCCATATGAGCTGGGACTACCCCGAAATCGGGCCCAAAGAGAGCTATCTGCTCTATCATGAAGAGATGGAGTCGCTGGTGAAGCACATCAAGGGGCTTAAGCGTATCCGCTTCTTCATGACCTTCGGCGAGAGCTACCTGACCCACATGAAGTGTCTGGAGAACGTCGGGATGCTGGGCATAGAACCGGTGGAGCACCAGGGGCAGAAGATCGTCCCGATCGAGTTCCTCCGTACCCTGCTGCCCGATCCGGCGAGCCTGGGGCCGCGTACCAAGGGCAAGACGAACATCGGCATCGTCGCCGAAGGGCTCAAAGACGGCAAAAAACGCAAGGTCTACATCTACCAGGTGAAAGACCATGAGGCGTGCTACGCCGAGGTTAAATCACAGGGCGTCTCCTACACGACGGGTGTCCCGGCGATGATCGGCGCGAAACTGATGCTGGAGAAAAAGTGGTATGAGAAGGGGGTCTGGAATATGGAGCAGTTCGACCCGGACCCGTTTATGGACGAAATGAACGCGCAGGGCTTACCGTGGAAAGTCCAGGAGCTGGACGCGTAA
- a CDS encoding Na/Pi symporter: MPSFILWVEAFSGLGLFLFGMLFLESEIRQSAGHAFRSIVQRATGTPLRSLMTGLGATAVFQSSSVVTLMALSLVGAQLLTLGSAIAVIFGANIGTTITVWIVALVGFKVDINLVAYLMIGIGGIGGVLVSSEGRWKNHFGVMVGFGLLFLGLEGMKRSFGGFADVFDLTHFASLSPYWFAVMGLVLTAVIQASAASIAIAQSAIFAHIISFDAAAAFVIGANAGTTVTAMLGAIGGTPDKKRVALAHFVFNISTGALALALLHPLIWLVESAAAPLNDVVRIAVFHTVFNVLGVVLWFPFIRLLERLLKRTFKKEPLQVTKWIHKVAVTVPDMAIDALKNEVTTLSQRVEEFALLAIDIPPPKAFEAGLSVDKLLEAPPKHFDIAFDRLYSNIRRHEGEIYRYIILLAPNCPQQEQQVQLLALQRTIAYLATAAKAIKDMLYDIERLYDAASPEEQSFYKDLRYQILKSVLAYHAVAQGAEAEREVLEETYRRVANSYKNSMEVIEAIAKNPAIPSEMTTITVNALHLVKSFTKSLRNALPKGPLLNQS, from the coding sequence ATGCCGTCATTCATCCTCTGGGTGGAGGCGTTCTCCGGGCTCGGTCTTTTCCTCTTCGGGATGCTCTTCCTGGAGAGCGAGATCCGCCAGTCCGCCGGCCATGCCTTCAGAAGCATCGTCCAGCGTGCGACCGGTACGCCTCTGCGCAGCCTGATGACGGGGCTGGGCGCGACGGCCGTCTTTCAAAGCTCTTCCGTCGTCACCCTGATGGCGCTGTCGCTCGTCGGGGCACAGCTCCTGACGCTCGGCAGCGCGATCGCCGTCATCTTCGGCGCCAATATCGGGACCACCATTACCGTCTGGATCGTCGCGCTTGTCGGCTTCAAGGTCGACATTAACCTTGTCGCCTACCTGATGATCGGCATCGGGGGGATCGGCGGTGTGCTGGTGAGTTCCGAGGGGCGCTGGAAAAACCACTTCGGCGTCATGGTCGGGTTCGGTCTTCTGTTTCTCGGTCTCGAGGGGATGAAACGGAGTTTCGGCGGTTTCGCCGACGTCTTCGATCTCACCCACTTCGCCTCCCTCAGCCCCTACTGGTTCGCCGTGATGGGCCTGGTGCTGACCGCGGTGATCCAGGCCAGTGCCGCGTCTATTGCCATCGCGCAAAGCGCCATTTTCGCCCATATAATCAGCTTTGATGCGGCCGCCGCCTTTGTCATCGGCGCCAACGCGGGTACGACGGTCACGGCGATGCTCGGCGCCATCGGCGGGACACCGGACAAAAAACGTGTCGCGCTCGCCCACTTTGTGTTCAATATCTCGACCGGTGCCCTTGCCCTGGCGCTTCTCCATCCGCTGATCTGGCTGGTGGAGAGCGCCGCAGCACCGCTGAATGACGTCGTCAGGATCGCCGTGTTCCATACGGTCTTCAATGTGCTGGGCGTCGTTTTGTGGTTCCCCTTCATCCGGTTGCTTGAACGGCTCTTGAAACGTACCTTCAAAAAAGAACCGCTGCAGGTAACCAAGTGGATCCACAAAGTGGCGGTCACGGTCCCGGACATGGCGATAGACGCCCTGAAAAACGAAGTGACGACCCTGTCACAGCGGGTCGAGGAGTTCGCCCTGCTCGCCATCGACATCCCGCCGCCGAAAGCGTTTGAGGCGGGGCTCTCCGTCGACAAGCTCCTCGAAGCCCCGCCCAAGCACTTCGACATCGCTTTTGACCGGCTCTACTCGAATATCCGCCGGCATGAGGGGGAGATCTACCGCTACATCATCCTGCTCGCCCCGAACTGCCCCCAGCAGGAGCAGCAGGTGCAGCTCCTGGCACTGCAGCGTACCATCGCCTACCTGGCCACCGCGGCCAAGGCGATCAAAGATATGCTTTACGACATCGAACGTCTCTACGATGCCGCGTCGCCCGAGGAGCAGTCCTTTTACAAAGACCTCCGTTACCAGATCCTCAAAAGCGTCCTGGCCTATCATGCCGTCGCCCAGGGTGCCGAAGCGGAACGCGAAGTACTGGAGGAGACCTACAGGCGGGTGGCCAACTCCTACAAAAACAGCATGGAGGTCATCGAAGCCATTGCCAAAAACCCTGCCATCCCTTCGGAGATGACGACAATCACCGTCAATGCCCTGCACCTGGTCAAGAGCTTTACCAAGTCCCTGAGAAACGCCCTGCCCAAGGGGCCTCTTCTTAATCAATCATGA